DNA from Actinomycetota bacterium:
ACGGAAGAGAGGGTGGCCGTGGCCACCCTCTCAATCGTATGTTCGTGAGCTGTATTACCAGCTGGACTGGTTGCACTCGGCAACCGTGTCGATGGCCGCAGCCGTTGTAGCCGAGTTGTAGGTCGTCCCACCACCCGACGTGTCGTCTGCGATGCAGAAGAACGTACCGGATGCGCTCTCGGTGACGAGAACGACGGTGGAGGCGGTGGCTACGGGAATCCCGATCTTCGACGTGCTGACGTTGGCAAGAGTATCGAAGTCGAGGCTCGGTTCGAGCGCCTCATATGCCGTGATCGTACCGGCGATATTCGTGCTCAGGTAGGTCTCTCCATCCACATAGAACA
Protein-coding regions in this window:
- a CDS encoding prepilin-type N-terminal cleavage/methylation domain-containing protein; amino-acid sequence: MMEKIHQRLHSDEGFTLVELMVVVLIIAILMAIAIPTFLGARQKAQDRAAQSNLRNGLTAAKVFYVDGETYLSTNIAGTITAYEALEPSLDFDTLANVSTSKIGIPVATASTVVLVTESASGTFFCIADDTSGGGTTYNSATTAAAIDTVAECNQSSW